One genomic region from Entelurus aequoreus isolate RoL-2023_Sb linkage group LG14, RoL_Eaeq_v1.1, whole genome shotgun sequence encodes:
- the LOC133664826 gene encoding phospholipid-transporting ATPase IH-like isoform X5 produces the protein MAFRTEREVDSLHATIECEQPQPDLYKFVGRIHIYKDKDEPVARPLGAENLLLRGATLKNTQHIYAVAIYTGMETKMALNYQSKSQKRSAVEKSMNAFLIVYLCILISKAVINTVLKYAWQWSPDRDEPWYNHRTENERQRHVVIRAFTDFLAFTVLFNYIIPVSMYVTVEMQKFLGSYFITWDEEMFDEELGEGAQVNTSDLNEELGQVEYVFTDKTGTLTENNMEFIECCVDGNVYIPHAICNGQILSAASSIDMIDSSPGGYRREHEDLFFRALCLCHTVQVKEEETVDGIKRGIHQGRPTSFYISSSPDEVALVEGMKRLGYTYLRLKDNYMEILNKDDEIERFELLHVLNFDSVRRRMSVIVRASSGEYLLFCKGADSAIFPLVVSGKLEQVKARVEQNAVEGLRTLCVAYKKLSEVEYREACRHLTEAKLALQDREQRLAEAYDVIERDFVLLGATAVEDRLQEKAADTIESLHKAGIKVWVLTGDKMETAAATCYASKLFRRSTQILELTKKRTEEQSLHDVLFELNRTVLRQRSISGLSVDCLDFGLIIDGATLSAVLKPKQEVAGHGNYREIFLEICRNCSAVLCCRMAPLQKAQIVKLIKASKEHPITLAVGDGANDVSMILEAHVGIGIMGKEGRQAARNSDYAIPKFKHLKKMLLVHGHYYYIRIAELVQYFFYKNVCFIFPQFLYQFFCGFSQQPLYDTAYLTLYNISFTSLPILLYSLVEQHVTVETLKREPSLYRDIAKNSLLRWPVFLYWTCLGVFDAVIFFFGAYFLFDNTTFTSNGQLMTTNTQMMFGNWTFGTLVFTVLVFTVTLKLALDTRHWTWINHFVIWGSLLFYVIFSLLWGGIIWPFLNYQRMYYVFMQMLSSGPAWLSIILLITVSLLPDVIKKVLCRAMCPTATERAQDHDVLARDVAAAQLAPGQSYKGASTARSSPLQFAGVETLSLRRTDPLPRKLLAHLAEGGRAELRSCMLRLSGAGIAYYAPGPETSV, from the exons ATGGCCTTTAGGACCGAGCGGGAGGTAGATTCCTTACATGCCACCATCGAATGTGAACAACCACAGCCTGACCTCTACAA ATTTGTGGGACGCATCCATATTTATAAGGACAAAGATGAACCTGTCGCGAG ACCCCTCGGGGCTGAGAACTTGCTACTCCGAGGAGCCACACTGAAGAATACGCAGCATATTTACG CTGTTGCAATCTACAccggcatggagaccaagatggCACTCAATTACCAGTCTAAATCACAGAAGCGCTCGGCTGTGGAAAA GTCCATGAATGCCTTTCTGATTGTTTACCTGTGCATCTTGATCAGTAAAGCCGTCATCAACACTGTTCTTAAGTACGCCTGGCAGTGGTCTCCGGACCGGGACGAGCCGTGGTACAACCACAGGACGGAGAACGAGAGGCAACGACACGTG GTGATCCGAGCTTTCACAGACTTCCTGGCCTTCACCGTCTTGTTCAATTACATCATTCCCGTGTCCATGTACGTCACGGTTGAGATGCAGAAATTCCTGGGCTCCTACTTCATCACCTGGGACGAGGAGATGTTTGATGAGGAGCTGGGGGAAGGCGCTCAGGTCAACACCTCTGACTTGAACGAGGAGCTGGGGCAG GTGGAGTATGTTTTTACTGATAAGACggggactctgacagaaaacaacatGGAGTTTATCGAATGCTGCGTAGATGGGAACGTCTACATCCCGCACGCCATCTGCAACGGTCAAATCCTTAGCGCTGCCTCCAGCATAGACATGATAGATTCCTCACCTGGAGGATACCGCAGG GAGCACGAGGACCTGTTCTTCCGGGCCCTGTGTCTGTGTCACACGGTGCAAGTGAAGGAGGAGGAGACCGTGGACGGCATCAAGAGGGGCATCCACCAGGGCCGACCCACATCCTTCTACATTTCTTCCTCGCCAGATGAAGTTGCGTTGGTGGAGGGAATGAAAAG GCTGGGCTACACATACCTGAGACTGAAGGACAACTACATGGAGATCCTGAACAAAGACGATGAAATTGAAAG GTTTGAGCTGCTTCATGTGCTCAACTTTGACTCTGTAAGGAGGAGAATGAGCGTCATTGTCAGAGCGAGCTCAG GAGAATACCTGCTCTTCTGCAAGGGGGCTGACTCTGCCATTTTTCCCTTGGTGGTGTCTGGGAAGTTGGAGCAGGTGAAGGCCCGGGTGGAGCAGAACGCTGTG GAAGGCCTGCGGACCCTGTGCGTGGCCTACAAGAAGCTGTCGGAGGTGGAGTACCGGGAGGCGTGTCGGCACTTGACGGAAGCCAAGCTGGCCCTGCAGGACAGGGAGCAAAGGCTGGCTGAAGCCTACGACGTCATCGAAAGAGACTTTGTACTTCTGGGTGCCACGGCTGTGGAGGACAG GCTCCAGGAGAAGGCGGCCGATACCATCGAGTCGCTGCACAAGGCTGGAATAAAAGTTTGGGTCCTGACGGGGGACAAGATGGAGACGGCGGCGGCCACCTGCTACGCCAGCAAGCTCTTTCGCCGCAGCACTCAGATCCTGGAGCTGACCAAGAAGCGCACAGAGGAGCAGAGCCTCCATGATGTTCTGTTTGAGCTGAATAGGACTGTTCTCAGGCAACGATCCATTTCTGG GTTGTCTGTCGACTGCCTCGACTTTGGTCTTATCATCGACGGAGCCACGCTGTCGGCGGTCCTCAAGCCCAAGCAGGAAGTCGCCGGCCATGGCAACTACCGAGAGATCTTCCTGGAGATCTGTCGCAATTGTAGCGCCGTGCTCTGTTGTCGCATGGCGCCACTGCAGAAGGCACAG ATCGTCAAGCTGATCAAGGCCTCCAAGGAGCACCCCATAACTCTCGCTGTCGGCGACGGAGCCAATGATGTCAGCATGATTTTAGAAGCACATGTGGGCATTG GGATTATGGGTAAGGAAGGTCGCCAGGCAGCGAGGAACAGTGACTACGCCATCCCAAAGTTCAAACATCTGAAGAAAATGCTTCTGGTTCACGGTCATTACTACTACATACGCATCGCTGAGCTGGTTCAGTACTTCTTCTACAAG AATGTATGTTTCATCTTCCCCCAGTTCCTGTATCAGTTCTTCTGCGGCTTCTCCCAGCAG CCTCTGTACGATACGGCCTACTTGACCCTGTACAACATCAGCTTCACGTCACTGCCCATCCTCCTCTACAGCCTGGTGGAGCAGCACGTCACCGTGGAGACGCTCAAACGGGAACCCTCCTTGTACAG GGATATTGCCAAAAACTCTCTCCTCCGATGGCCAGTCTTCCTGTACTGGACATGCTTGGGCGTGTTTGATGCCGTCATCTTCTTTTTTGGTGCCTACTTCCTGTTTGACAACACCACTTTCACCAGCAATGGCCAG CTTATGACCACCAACACACAGATG ATGTTTGGCAACTGGACCTTCGGGACTCTGGTCTTTACTGTGCTGGTGTTCACCGTTACCCTCAAG CTTGCCTTGGACACGCGCCACTGGACCTGGATCAATCACTTTGTCATCTGGGGCTCGCTACTTTTCTACGTGATTTTCTCCCTCCTCTGGGGAGGCATCATTTG GCCCTTCCTCAACTACCAGAGGATGTATTATGTCTTCATGCAAATGCTGTCCAGCGGTCCTGCCTGGCTCAGTATCATCCTGCTCATTACGGTCAGCCTGCTACCTGATGTCATCAAGAAGGTCCTCTGCAGGGCCATGTGCCCAACAGCCACTGAGCGTGCTCAG
- the LOC133664826 gene encoding phospholipid-transporting ATPase IH-like isoform X2, translated as MDLSRLRNIISRYCAGEENWVDSRTVYIGHKEPPPGAEAYIPQRYPDNRIVSSKYTSWNFIPKNLFEQFRRIANFYFLVIFLVQLIIDTPTSPVTSGLPLFFVITVTAIKQGYEDWLRHRADCSINECPVDVVQRGKVARTQSQELRVGDIVVVREDETFPCDLILLSSSRQDGTCYVTTTSLDGESSHKTYYAIPDTMAFRTEREVDSLHATIECEQPQPDLYKFVGRIHIYKDKDEPVARPLGAENLLLRGATLKNTQHIYAVAIYTGMETKMALNYQSKSQKRSAVEKSMNAFLIVYLCILISKAVINTVLKYAWQWSPDRDEPWYNHRTENERQRHVVIRAFTDFLAFTVLFNYIIPVSMYVTVEMQKFLGSYFITWDEEMFDEELGEGAQVNTSDLNEELGQVEYVFTDKTGTLTENNMEFIECCVDGNVYIPHAICNGQILSAASSIDMIDSSPGGYRREHEDLFFRALCLCHTVQVKEEETVDGIKRGIHQGRPTSFYISSSPDEVALVEGMKRLGYTYLRLKDNYMEILNKDDEIERFELLHVLNFDSVRRRMSVIVRASSGEYLLFCKGADSAIFPLVVSGKLEQVKARVEQNAVEGLRTLCVAYKKLSEVEYREACRHLTEAKLALQDREQRLAEAYDVIERDFVLLGATAVEDRLQEKAADTIESLHKAGIKVWVLTGDKMETAAATCYASKLFRRSTQILELTKKRTEEQSLHDVLFELNRTVLRQRSISGLSVDCLDFGLIIDGATLSAVLKPKQEVAGHGNYREIFLEICRNCSAVLCCRMAPLQKAQIVKLIKASKEHPITLAVGDGANDVSMILEAHVGIGIMGKEGRQAARNSDYAIPKFKHLKKMLLVHGHYYYIRIAELVQYFFYKNVCFIFPQFLYQFFCGFSQQPLYDTAYLTLYNISFTSLPILLYSLVEQHVTVETLKREPSLYRDIAKNSLLRWPVFLYWTCLGVFDAVIFFFGAYFLFDNTTFTSNGQMFGNWTFGTLVFTVLVFTVTLKLALDTRHWTWINHFVIWGSLLFYVIFSLLWGGIIWPFLNYQRMYYVFMQMLSSGPAWLSIILLITVSLLPDVIKKVLCRAMCPTATERAQDHDVLARDVAAAQLAPGQSYKGASTARSSPLQFAGVETLSLRRTDPLPRKLLAHLAEGGRAELRSCMLRLSGAGIAYYAPGPETSV; from the exons TGCGCAGGGGAAGAGAACTGGGTCGACAGTCGGACGGTGTACATCGGCCATAAAGAACCCCCTCCGGGAGCTGAGGCCTACATCCCTCAGCGTTACCCTGACAACCGCATCGTCTCCTCAAAG TATACCTCCTGGAACTTCATCCCCAAGAACTTGTTTGAACAGTTCCGAAGAATTGCCAATTTCTACTTTTTGGTCATATTTCTGGTCCAG CTCATCATCGACACCCCTACCAGCCCCGTCACCAGCGGCCTGCCCCTCTTCTTTGTTATCACCGTCACTGCCATCAAACAG GGCTACGAGGACTGGTTGCGCCACAGAGCCGACTGCTCCATAAACGAGTGTCCCGTGGACGTGGTGCAGCGGGGGAAGGTGGCGAGGACGCAGAGTCAAGAGTTGAGG GTGGGCGACATCGTGGTGGTGAGGGAGGATGAGACGTTCCCATGTGACCTCATCCTGCTCTCCTCCAGCCGACAGGATGGCACCTGCTACGTCACCACCACCAGCCTGGATGGAGAGTCCAGTCACAAG ACCTATTACGCCATACCAGATACCATGGCCTTTAGGACCGAGCGGGAGGTAGATTCCTTACATGCCACCATCGAATGTGAACAACCACAGCCTGACCTCTACAA ATTTGTGGGACGCATCCATATTTATAAGGACAAAGATGAACCTGTCGCGAG ACCCCTCGGGGCTGAGAACTTGCTACTCCGAGGAGCCACACTGAAGAATACGCAGCATATTTACG CTGTTGCAATCTACAccggcatggagaccaagatggCACTCAATTACCAGTCTAAATCACAGAAGCGCTCGGCTGTGGAAAA GTCCATGAATGCCTTTCTGATTGTTTACCTGTGCATCTTGATCAGTAAAGCCGTCATCAACACTGTTCTTAAGTACGCCTGGCAGTGGTCTCCGGACCGGGACGAGCCGTGGTACAACCACAGGACGGAGAACGAGAGGCAACGACACGTG GTGATCCGAGCTTTCACAGACTTCCTGGCCTTCACCGTCTTGTTCAATTACATCATTCCCGTGTCCATGTACGTCACGGTTGAGATGCAGAAATTCCTGGGCTCCTACTTCATCACCTGGGACGAGGAGATGTTTGATGAGGAGCTGGGGGAAGGCGCTCAGGTCAACACCTCTGACTTGAACGAGGAGCTGGGGCAG GTGGAGTATGTTTTTACTGATAAGACggggactctgacagaaaacaacatGGAGTTTATCGAATGCTGCGTAGATGGGAACGTCTACATCCCGCACGCCATCTGCAACGGTCAAATCCTTAGCGCTGCCTCCAGCATAGACATGATAGATTCCTCACCTGGAGGATACCGCAGG GAGCACGAGGACCTGTTCTTCCGGGCCCTGTGTCTGTGTCACACGGTGCAAGTGAAGGAGGAGGAGACCGTGGACGGCATCAAGAGGGGCATCCACCAGGGCCGACCCACATCCTTCTACATTTCTTCCTCGCCAGATGAAGTTGCGTTGGTGGAGGGAATGAAAAG GCTGGGCTACACATACCTGAGACTGAAGGACAACTACATGGAGATCCTGAACAAAGACGATGAAATTGAAAG GTTTGAGCTGCTTCATGTGCTCAACTTTGACTCTGTAAGGAGGAGAATGAGCGTCATTGTCAGAGCGAGCTCAG GAGAATACCTGCTCTTCTGCAAGGGGGCTGACTCTGCCATTTTTCCCTTGGTGGTGTCTGGGAAGTTGGAGCAGGTGAAGGCCCGGGTGGAGCAGAACGCTGTG GAAGGCCTGCGGACCCTGTGCGTGGCCTACAAGAAGCTGTCGGAGGTGGAGTACCGGGAGGCGTGTCGGCACTTGACGGAAGCCAAGCTGGCCCTGCAGGACAGGGAGCAAAGGCTGGCTGAAGCCTACGACGTCATCGAAAGAGACTTTGTACTTCTGGGTGCCACGGCTGTGGAGGACAG GCTCCAGGAGAAGGCGGCCGATACCATCGAGTCGCTGCACAAGGCTGGAATAAAAGTTTGGGTCCTGACGGGGGACAAGATGGAGACGGCGGCGGCCACCTGCTACGCCAGCAAGCTCTTTCGCCGCAGCACTCAGATCCTGGAGCTGACCAAGAAGCGCACAGAGGAGCAGAGCCTCCATGATGTTCTGTTTGAGCTGAATAGGACTGTTCTCAGGCAACGATCCATTTCTGG GTTGTCTGTCGACTGCCTCGACTTTGGTCTTATCATCGACGGAGCCACGCTGTCGGCGGTCCTCAAGCCCAAGCAGGAAGTCGCCGGCCATGGCAACTACCGAGAGATCTTCCTGGAGATCTGTCGCAATTGTAGCGCCGTGCTCTGTTGTCGCATGGCGCCACTGCAGAAGGCACAG ATCGTCAAGCTGATCAAGGCCTCCAAGGAGCACCCCATAACTCTCGCTGTCGGCGACGGAGCCAATGATGTCAGCATGATTTTAGAAGCACATGTGGGCATTG GGATTATGGGTAAGGAAGGTCGCCAGGCAGCGAGGAACAGTGACTACGCCATCCCAAAGTTCAAACATCTGAAGAAAATGCTTCTGGTTCACGGTCATTACTACTACATACGCATCGCTGAGCTGGTTCAGTACTTCTTCTACAAG AATGTATGTTTCATCTTCCCCCAGTTCCTGTATCAGTTCTTCTGCGGCTTCTCCCAGCAG CCTCTGTACGATACGGCCTACTTGACCCTGTACAACATCAGCTTCACGTCACTGCCCATCCTCCTCTACAGCCTGGTGGAGCAGCACGTCACCGTGGAGACGCTCAAACGGGAACCCTCCTTGTACAG GGATATTGCCAAAAACTCTCTCCTCCGATGGCCAGTCTTCCTGTACTGGACATGCTTGGGCGTGTTTGATGCCGTCATCTTCTTTTTTGGTGCCTACTTCCTGTTTGACAACACCACTTTCACCAGCAATGGCCAG ATGTTTGGCAACTGGACCTTCGGGACTCTGGTCTTTACTGTGCTGGTGTTCACCGTTACCCTCAAG CTTGCCTTGGACACGCGCCACTGGACCTGGATCAATCACTTTGTCATCTGGGGCTCGCTACTTTTCTACGTGATTTTCTCCCTCCTCTGGGGAGGCATCATTTG GCCCTTCCTCAACTACCAGAGGATGTATTATGTCTTCATGCAAATGCTGTCCAGCGGTCCTGCCTGGCTCAGTATCATCCTGCTCATTACGGTCAGCCTGCTACCTGATGTCATCAAGAAGGTCCTCTGCAGGGCCATGTGCCCAACAGCCACTGAGCGTGCTCAG